A genomic stretch from Fimbriimonadia bacterium includes:
- the gyrA gene encoding DNA gyrase subunit A — protein sequence MAEAGQGIGTVQIEEELKRSYLDYAMSVIIARALPDARDGLKPVQRRILYAMRELNLTPDRQHTKSAKVTGEVAGNYHPHGGEVIYPTIARLAQPFNMRYPLVDGQGNFGSVDGDPPAAMRYTEVRLTPYAMECLEDIDRETVDWRPNYLQDREEPVVLPGKFPNLLCNGGAGIAVGMATNIPPHNLTEVINALLHRIRKPDCSLDEIMEHLPGPDFPTAGLILGVKGIRQAYETGRGSIIMQARHQIEPMEHGKAAIVITELPYQVNKRTLLENIDLLVKSKKLDGITALNDYSNRLGMRVVIELRRDVNPNTILNFLLKHTALRSSFGVNMLSLVDDVPRCLPLLTILDHTIAHRREVIRRRTEYELFRAQDRAHLLEGFQIAIRFLDEIIALIRGSETAEAARREMVVRFGMSVVQANYILSIQLRQLARLEQQRIDDEYRALLRTIGSLLHILSDPERLTQIMIDEWTALRDKYGDARRTKITPHEPGEVRDEDLIPEEETIVTITRDNYIKRVPIDSYRTQRRGGKGVIAQTTKEEDTLSHLFQVSTHHYILFFTDRGRVYRLKAYEIPESSRQAKGSPIINYIAIASDEKVTATLSVREFRADGYLVMVSRRGEIKRTQLSQFQNLRANGLIAFDLEENDALVWVHHTHGSSDLTLISRNGMCIRFPEEEVPSRGRAAGGVRGMRLAPDDEVVSSLIVDNNATLLVVSENGYGKRTAFDEYRGQHRGGKGIITMKCTDKTGRVVGAEAVTDKDVVLLMSEQAKAIRVRVREIRVIGRNTQGVRVHTLREGDRLANLAKVIEEPQNIEDEQGTLNL from the coding sequence ATGGCTGAAGCGGGACAGGGCATCGGCACGGTTCAGATCGAGGAGGAGCTGAAGCGCTCCTACCTCGATTATGCGATGTCGGTTATCATCGCCCGCGCGTTGCCCGACGCGCGAGACGGCCTGAAACCCGTCCAGCGCCGCATTCTATACGCGATGCGCGAGCTGAACCTGACACCCGACCGCCAGCACACCAAGAGCGCGAAGGTGACCGGAGAGGTCGCCGGCAACTATCACCCCCACGGCGGCGAGGTGATCTATCCCACGATCGCCCGGCTTGCGCAGCCTTTCAACATGCGCTATCCGCTGGTGGACGGTCAGGGCAACTTCGGGAGCGTGGACGGCGACCCGCCCGCCGCCATGCGATATACCGAGGTCCGCTTGACCCCCTACGCTATGGAGTGCCTGGAGGACATAGACCGCGAGACGGTGGACTGGCGCCCGAACTACCTTCAGGACCGCGAAGAGCCCGTCGTTCTCCCAGGCAAGTTCCCAAATCTGCTCTGCAACGGCGGTGCCGGCATCGCGGTGGGAATGGCGACGAACATCCCCCCGCACAACCTGACCGAGGTGATCAACGCGCTTCTGCATCGGATCCGCAAGCCCGACTGCAGTTTGGACGAGATCATGGAGCATCTACCCGGCCCGGACTTCCCGACGGCGGGGCTGATCCTTGGCGTGAAGGGCATCCGCCAAGCCTACGAAACCGGTCGTGGTTCCATCATCATGCAGGCCCGGCACCAGATCGAGCCGATGGAGCACGGTAAGGCTGCCATCGTGATAACCGAGCTGCCGTATCAGGTGAACAAACGCACGCTGCTGGAGAACATAGACTTGCTGGTGAAGTCGAAGAAACTCGACGGTATCACCGCACTAAACGATTACAGCAACCGCCTCGGCATGAGGGTGGTTATAGAGTTGAGGCGGGATGTCAATCCTAACACCATTCTCAACTTTCTGCTGAAGCACACCGCACTGCGCTCCTCCTTCGGCGTTAACATGCTCTCGCTCGTGGACGACGTGCCGCGCTGCCTACCGTTGTTGACCATTCTGGATCACACGATCGCGCATCGGCGCGAGGTGATTCGGCGCCGCACGGAGTACGAGCTATTCCGCGCACAGGACCGCGCACACCTATTGGAAGGGTTCCAGATCGCGATTCGATTCCTCGATGAGATCATCGCGCTGATCCGCGGGTCCGAGACCGCTGAGGCCGCGCGACGCGAGATGGTAGTCCGCTTCGGAATGAGCGTCGTGCAGGCAAACTATATTCTCAGCATCCAGCTTCGACAGTTGGCACGCCTGGAGCAGCAGCGCATTGACGATGAGTACCGTGCACTACTTCGTACCATCGGCTCACTACTACACATCCTGTCCGATCCCGAACGGCTAACACAGATCATGATTGACGAGTGGACTGCGCTGCGTGACAAGTACGGCGACGCCCGACGTACGAAGATCACCCCTCACGAGCCGGGCGAGGTACGTGACGAGGACTTGATACCGGAAGAAGAGACGATTGTCACCATCACCCGAGACAATTACATCAAGCGTGTGCCCATCGACTCCTACCGCACCCAACGGCGCGGTGGTAAAGGTGTCATCGCTCAGACGACGAAAGAGGAGGACACCCTCTCCCACCTTTTCCAGGTGAGCACCCACCACTACATCCTGTTCTTCACGGACCGCGGGCGGGTGTATCGGCTCAAAGCATACGAGATCCCGGAGAGCAGTCGTCAGGCGAAGGGCTCGCCGATTATCAACTATATCGCGATAGCTTCGGATGAGAAGGTGACGGCCACCCTGAGCGTTCGTGAGTTCCGCGCCGACGGCTATCTGGTGATGGTGAGTCGGCGAGGCGAGATCAAGCGCACCCAGCTCTCGCAGTTCCAGAATCTGCGAGCGAACGGGCTGATTGCATTCGACTTAGAGGAGAACGATGCGCTGGTGTGGGTGCACCACACGCACGGGTCCTCAGATCTCACTCTCATATCGCGGAATGGTATGTGCATCCGCTTCCCCGAGGAGGAGGTGCCTTCGAGAGGACGCGCAGCGGGAGGCGTGAGAGGCATGCGACTGGCTCCGGACGACGAAGTGGTAAGCAGCCTAATCGTGGACAACAATGCCACGTTGCTCGTGGTCTCCGAGAATGGCTACGGCAAGCGAACGGCTTTCGATGAGTACCGCGGTCAGCACCGTGGAGGCAAGGGCATCATCACGATGAAGTGCACGGACAAGACGGGGCGCGTTGTAGGGGCCGAGGCTGTCACCGACAAGGATGTGGTCTTGCTGATGTCTGAGCAGGCGAAGGCTATTCGCGTTCGGGTGCGAGAGATCCGTGTCATCGGTCGGAACACGCAGGGTGTCCGTGTGCATACTCTGCGAGAAGGGGATCGCCTCGCCAATCTCGCCAAGGTGATCGAGGAACCTCAGAACATCGAAGACGAGCAGGGCACCCTCAACCTGTGA
- a CDS encoding archease, with product MKPFQFLEHTADKGAIAYGTTLEELFANGALSMVSLMCRPDAAPVTEERRIELSAPDLETLFVRWLSELVYLLDTEGLLGTRFQVESVRDDAMAAIVGFARVDRESFAQEGALVKAITYHGLEIVQKSGVWSVTYYVDV from the coding sequence GTGAAGCCGTTCCAGTTTCTCGAACACACTGCCGACAAAGGGGCGATAGCTTACGGCACCACTCTAGAAGAGCTCTTCGCGAACGGCGCGCTCTCGATGGTCTCGCTGATGTGCCGGCCGGATGCCGCGCCCGTGACCGAGGAGCGACGCATCGAACTCAGTGCGCCCGATCTCGAGACGCTGTTCGTCCGCTGGCTGAGCGAACTCGTATACCTGCTCGATACCGAGGGGCTGCTAGGAACTCGATTTCAGGTGGAGAGTGTCCGGGACGACGCGATGGCCGCAATTGTCGGCTTCGCACGAGTGGACCGCGAGTCGTTCGCGCAGGAAGGTGCGCTCGTCAAAGCTATTACCTACCATGGTCTCGAGATCGTGCAGAAGTCGGGGGTATGGAGTGTTACCTACTACGTTGACGTGTGA
- a CDS encoding SRPBCC family protein yields the protein MPTVENSVIIRAPLDRVYAIAKDVERFPEFMPDVKELSVLERDGNRVVTRWAGVIQQFRVTVRWTEEDLWDDVSHTCTFRQLEGDYDRLEGTWTFTEVPEGTCFRSEVTYEYNVPLLGPLVGRVVKHLVSTNIQNLLDAVKRRAENHG from the coding sequence GTGCCGACCGTCGAGAACTCCGTGATCATCCGAGCTCCGCTGGACAGAGTATACGCCATCGCGAAGGACGTGGAGCGATTCCCCGAGTTCATGCCGGACGTGAAGGAGCTGTCCGTGCTGGAGCGTGACGGCAACCGTGTGGTCACACGTTGGGCAGGAGTTATTCAGCAGTTCAGAGTGACGGTTCGCTGGACCGAAGAGGATCTGTGGGACGATGTATCGCACACCTGCACCTTTCGGCAGCTCGAGGGCGACTACGACCGACTAGAAGGCACCTGGACGTTCACCGAGGTGCCAGAAGGAACATGCTTCCGATCCGAGGTCACCTATGAGTACAACGTGCCGCTGTTAGGCCCGCTAGTGGGAAGGGTGGTCAAGCACCTGGTCTCCACTAACATCCAGAACCTCCTGGATGCCGTCAAGCGCAGGGCGGAGAACCACGGGTGA